The Bernardetia litoralis DSM 6794 genome includes a window with the following:
- a CDS encoding M14 family zinc carboxypeptidase, which translates to MNFTSQLLENYSLYKERLLVYRHFQPEEFNEILEDIIKKQNSNFELKKLGQSAQKRPIYHLTFGNGKTPVLLWSQMHGNEPTATMALLDIFHFLENPITEEDKKLVEILKTYFTLHFVPVLNPDGTALFTRRTAQGIDMNRDFLQRQTPEANLLIDLAAELKPHFSFNLHDQRSKYSVGKNPVPTTLAFLAPAFDKETTIKKEGMRRLEAMQVISLMAEGLEEELGGKMAKYDDAFEVRAFGDNFQKLGYGTILIESGHYPNDWEKQEVRKYNYASILNGLLSIANDLHKDKSIKSYEDLPFNGTQFHDVILRNVEIEFPQFVKFRADIAFERHSKFDTKENQYLFASTIVDIGDLSTFYGHEEHNFEDYKIVMQSEKIELESNPNLVFENIENPKKRFVVLNGVVSGLI; encoded by the coding sequence ATGAATTTTACATCACAACTTTTAGAAAACTATTCTCTCTACAAAGAAAGATTACTTGTATATAGACATTTTCAACCTGAAGAGTTTAATGAAATTTTAGAAGATATAATCAAGAAACAAAATTCTAATTTTGAGTTAAAAAAATTAGGACAATCAGCCCAAAAACGACCAATTTATCATCTTACTTTTGGAAATGGAAAAACGCCTGTTTTGCTTTGGTCACAAATGCACGGAAACGAACCAACAGCAACAATGGCACTTTTGGATATTTTTCATTTTTTAGAAAATCCAATCACAGAAGAAGATAAAAAGTTAGTAGAAATACTTAAAACTTATTTTACATTGCATTTTGTTCCTGTTTTGAATCCTGATGGAACTGCACTTTTTACTCGCAGAACTGCTCAAGGAATTGATATGAACAGAGATTTTTTACAAAGGCAAACTCCAGAAGCAAATTTGTTGATTGATTTGGCTGCTGAACTAAAACCTCATTTTAGTTTTAATTTGCACGACCAACGCTCAAAATATTCAGTAGGGAAAAATCCTGTTCCGACTACCTTGGCGTTTCTTGCTCCAGCGTTTGACAAAGAAACAACAATTAAAAAAGAAGGAATGCGACGTTTGGAAGCAATGCAAGTAATTTCTTTGATGGCAGAAGGATTGGAAGAAGAATTAGGAGGCAAAATGGCAAAATATGATGATGCTTTTGAAGTTCGTGCTTTTGGTGATAATTTTCAGAAATTAGGATATGGAACAATTTTGATAGAATCAGGACATTATCCAAACGACTGGGAAAAACAAGAAGTTAGAAAGTATAATTATGCTTCTATTTTGAATGGACTTTTATCAATTGCAAATGATTTGCACAAAGATAAATCTATCAAAAGTTATGAAGATTTGCCTTTCAATGGAACACAGTTTCACGATGTAATTCTTAGAAATGTAGAAATAGAATTTCCACAATTTGTAAAATTTAGAGCAGATATAGCTTTTGAAAGACATTCTAAATTTGATACAAAAGAAAATCAATATCTTTTTGCGAGTACAATTGTAGATATTGGAGATTTATCGACTTTTTATGGACACGAAGAGCATAATTTTGAAGATTATAAAATTGTTATGCAAAGCGAAAAAATAGAATTGGAAAGTAATCCAAATTTAGTTTTTGAGAATATAGAAAATCCAAAAAAACGTTTTGTTGTTTTGAATGGCGTGGTTTCTGGATTGATATAA
- a CDS encoding CDP-alcohol phosphatidyltransferase family protein yields MLEQEKNLIINKQKTIRMKKHIPNFLTCCNLFFGCIGIIFSFNKNLEFAAYCIGIAAIFDFLDGFVARMLKVSSPIGKELDSLADCVTFGVLPAFIMYQLMISASLEKVTQNLVEGQIPTAMDSYLPYIALLIAVFSALRLAKFNVDTRQSDSFIGVPTPANAILIGSIPLILLQNSTYSSVILNPILLVILTIVMSLLLVAELPLFALKFKSFAFKGNEIRYIFILSSILLLAFLQFLGVPLIILLYVLLSVVSNMVSVKVSDEDNLIEKK; encoded by the coding sequence ATGCTTGAACAAGAAAAGAATTTGATTATAAACAAACAAAAAACTATCCGAATGAAAAAACATATTCCTAACTTTTTAACGTGTTGCAATTTATTTTTTGGCTGCATCGGTATTATTTTTAGCTTTAATAAAAATTTAGAGTTTGCTGCTTACTGTATCGGAATTGCTGCTATTTTTGATTTTTTAGATGGTTTTGTAGCAAGAATGTTAAAAGTGAGTTCGCCAATCGGAAAAGAATTAGATTCTTTGGCCGATTGTGTAACTTTTGGCGTTTTGCCTGCTTTTATTATGTATCAATTAATGATTTCAGCAAGTTTAGAAAAAGTAACTCAAAATTTAGTAGAGGGACAAATTCCGACAGCAATGGATTCTTATTTGCCATATATTGCGCTTTTAATTGCTGTTTTTTCGGCTTTACGTTTAGCAAAATTTAATGTAGATACTCGTCAGTCAGATTCTTTTATTGGCGTTCCGACTCCTGCAAATGCAATTTTGATTGGCTCAATTCCTCTTATTTTATTACAAAATTCAACTTATTCTAGTGTTATTCTCAATCCTATTTTATTAGTTATTTTGACTATTGTGATGAGTTTACTTTTAGTGGCAGAGCTTCCACTTTTTGCATTAAAGTTTAAATCTTTTGCTTTTAAAGGAAATGAAATCCGTTATATTTTTATCCTTTCAAGTATTCTTTTACTTGCTTTTTTACAGTTTTTGGGAGTTCCCTTGATTATTTTACTTTATGTTTTGCTTTCTGTGGTTAGTAATATGGTTTCTGTGAAAGTTTCTGATGAAGATAATTTGATTGAAAAGAAGTAA
- a CDS encoding OmpA family protein, producing MIKKINIQILFLISFFILESSLKTNIAYSQVFLPVDLIKESDGKLPVHSIFVDKDNHKWIGTEKGVFQIEEVTEEALVNANEFLPKMSILHIKKAVNDKIWFVTYSNEVIILDIQTNEQIKQNFDFLNGKIISNLLFSDNSKTVWVASRGNGLWKKTGANSTKIEVKKNDETINDIVFFNGMLFAATETGLYYTKNISTTDKKHKFKSVSGFTKGSKMIVYKNQLWVLGYDKKDKGTLKTTKDGKKWTIYSLSAPFEYQVPNIMEFDSKGNLWVAADRVAKFEAFATGNNKKWTEFGEKQGFQSNSALSLAIDKNDNIWVGTEGRGLFVRVNYPEKLTEKEENTEQEIESIADLDELKEEKNLSDLLNTEEIETIKGKKLRLKVQFKTAKADILPEYEEELNELVIFMNKNTEIRILIEGHTAPVGNAQKNQELSEQRASEVRNYLIQKGISQNRIRTVGYGGNRPISTNPEQIKENRRVEVIFVD from the coding sequence ATGATAAAAAAAATAAATATACAAATTCTGTTCTTGATTAGTTTCTTTATTTTAGAATCTTCTTTAAAAACAAACATCGCTTATTCACAAGTATTTTTACCTGTTGATTTGATTAAAGAATCTGATGGCAAACTGCCTGTTCATTCTATTTTTGTGGACAAAGATAATCATAAATGGATAGGAACAGAAAAGGGAGTTTTTCAGATTGAAGAAGTAACTGAAGAAGCTCTCGTAAATGCAAATGAGTTTTTGCCAAAAATGTCTATTTTACACATTAAAAAAGCTGTAAATGATAAAATTTGGTTTGTTACTTATTCCAATGAAGTAATTATTTTAGATATTCAAACTAATGAACAAATAAAACAAAATTTTGATTTTTTGAATGGTAAAATAATTAGTAATTTATTATTTTCTGATAACTCAAAAACAGTTTGGGTAGCCAGTAGAGGAAATGGATTATGGAAAAAAACAGGTGCAAATTCTACAAAAATAGAAGTCAAAAAAAATGATGAAACTATAAATGATATTGTTTTTTTTAACGGAATGCTTTTCGCTGCAACTGAAACAGGACTTTATTATACAAAAAATATTTCTACAACAGACAAAAAACACAAATTCAAATCCGTTTCAGGTTTTACAAAGGGAAGTAAAATGATTGTTTATAAAAATCAATTATGGGTTTTGGGATATGATAAAAAAGACAAAGGAACTTTAAAAACTACAAAAGATGGTAAAAAGTGGACAATTTACTCACTTTCTGCTCCTTTTGAATATCAAGTGCCAAATATAATGGAATTTGATAGCAAAGGTAATTTGTGGGTTGCTGCTGATAGAGTGGCAAAATTTGAGGCTTTTGCAACAGGAAATAATAAAAAATGGACAGAGTTTGGCGAAAAACAAGGTTTTCAAAGTAATTCGGCTCTTTCTTTAGCCATCGATAAAAATGATAATATTTGGGTTGGAACGGAAGGAAGAGGGCTTTTTGTGAGGGTAAATTATCCTGAAAAACTGACAGAAAAAGAAGAAAATACAGAGCAGGAGATTGAAAGCATTGCTGATTTGGATGAATTAAAAGAAGAAAAAAACTTATCTGATTTACTGAATACAGAAGAAATAGAAACCATAAAAGGAAAAAAACTAAGATTGAAAGTTCAGTTTAAGACTGCAAAAGCTGATATTTTGCCAGAATATGAAGAAGAATTAAATGAACTTGTAATTTTTATGAATAAAAATACAGAAATAAGAATTTTGATAGAAGGACACACTGCACCAGTCGGAAATGCTCAAAAAAATCAAGAATTATCCGAACAAAGAGCCTCAGAAGTCAGAAATTATTTAATCCAAAAAGGAATAAGTCAGAATAGAATCCGAACAGTAGGCTATGGAGGAAATCGTCCAATTTCTACAAACCCAGAACAAATAAAGGAAAATAGAAGAGTAGAAGTTATCTTTGTAGATTAA
- a CDS encoding GRAM domain-containing protein — protein sequence MAFQLPKNEILQGKWTFHYLSPAQNKYNGVLYLTKKNLYFQGNFQIENLSVSAIEGGFVIPLEDINAMASQKDMLLFNQLHIQMKDKEVHIFDRGVLPVGGVIKQINEYKNK from the coding sequence ATGGCTTTTCAACTTCCAAAAAACGAAATTTTACAAGGAAAATGGACATTTCATTATCTTTCTCCTGCTCAAAATAAATATAATGGAGTTCTTTATCTAACAAAGAAAAATCTCTATTTTCAAGGAAATTTTCAAATAGAAAATCTTAGCGTAAGTGCTATTGAAGGTGGTTTTGTGATTCCTTTAGAAGATATAAATGCAATGGCTTCTCAAAAAGACATGCTACTTTTTAATCAGCTTCATATCCAAATGAAAGATAAAGAAGTTCATATTTTTGATAGAGGTGTTTTACCTGTTGGTGGTGTGATAAAACAAATTAATGAGTATAAAAATAAATAA
- a CDS encoding nicotinate phosphoribosyltransferase: MKITRNLYSSNLTLLTDLYQLTMAYGYWKAGMTDREAVFNLFFRRNPFKGGYAIACGLSYVIDFLENFNISDEDVAYLSTLKGNDDKQLFEPKFLDYLQQLEFTCDVDAVEEGSVVFPQEPLIRIKGSLIQCQILETLLLNMVNFQSLIATKSSRICLAARGEEVLEFGLRRAQGIDGGLAASRAAYIGGCAATSNVLAGKLFDIPVKGTHAHSWVMSFESEIEAFETYAEALPNNCIFLVDTYDTIEGVKHAIKAGNRLKEKGYKFAGIRLDSGDLAYLSTKARELLDAAGFTETVIVASNDLDEHIIDSLKQQDAKINVWGVGTKMVTAYDQPALGGVYKLSALRNKENTAWDYKVKLSEQAIKISTPGIQQIRRFYANGECIGDAIYDEENLPKNDNWTIIDPMDMTRRKKMTIVEGEYKDLLKPIFVNGKRVYKKPDLQTIQAKVKDELKTLHRSIKRFTNPHSYPVGLEKGLYDLKTDLILKLREVE, from the coding sequence ATGAAAATCACTAGAAATTTATACAGCAGCAATCTTACTTTACTGACCGATTTGTACCAACTCACAATGGCGTATGGCTATTGGAAAGCTGGAATGACAGACCGAGAAGCTGTTTTTAATTTATTTTTCCGTCGCAATCCTTTCAAAGGTGGTTATGCTATTGCGTGTGGATTGAGTTATGTAATTGATTTTCTGGAAAACTTTAATATTTCTGATGAAGATGTAGCTTATCTTTCGACACTAAAAGGAAATGATGACAAACAGCTTTTTGAGCCAAAATTTTTGGACTATTTACAGCAACTGGAGTTTACCTGTGATGTAGATGCAGTAGAAGAAGGTTCAGTTGTTTTTCCACAAGAGCCACTTATTCGTATCAAAGGTTCATTGATTCAATGCCAAATATTAGAAACTTTACTGTTGAATATGGTAAATTTTCAGTCTTTGATTGCTACCAAATCATCACGTATTTGTTTGGCTGCAAGAGGAGAAGAAGTTTTGGAGTTTGGGCTTCGAAGAGCGCAAGGAATTGATGGTGGTTTGGCTGCTAGTCGTGCTGCTTATATTGGAGGCTGTGCTGCAACTTCAAATGTTTTGGCAGGAAAGCTTTTCGATATTCCTGTGAAAGGAACACACGCTCATAGTTGGGTAATGTCTTTTGAATCTGAAATTGAAGCCTTTGAAACTTATGCCGAAGCATTACCAAATAATTGTATTTTTTTGGTAGATACCTATGATACAATTGAAGGAGTAAAACACGCCATCAAAGCAGGAAACAGACTCAAAGAAAAAGGATATAAATTTGCAGGAATTCGTTTGGATTCGGGTGACCTTGCGTACTTGAGTACAAAAGCTAGAGAATTATTAGATGCAGCAGGTTTTACAGAAACAGTTATTGTAGCAAGTAATGATTTGGACGAACATATTATTGATAGTTTGAAGCAACAAGATGCCAAAATCAATGTTTGGGGAGTGGGTACAAAAATGGTTACAGCCTATGACCAGCCAGCATTAGGAGGAGTTTATAAACTATCTGCTCTTAGAAATAAAGAAAATACAGCTTGGGATTACAAAGTAAAATTATCCGAACAAGCCATCAAAATTTCTACTCCCGGGATTCAGCAAATTCGTCGTTTTTATGCCAATGGAGAATGTATTGGAGATGCTATTTATGATGAAGAAAATCTACCAAAAAATGATAATTGGACAATCATTGACCCTATGGATATGACTCGTCGTAAGAAAATGACGATTGTAGAAGGAGAATACAAAGACCTTTTGAAGCCAATTTTTGTAAATGGAAAACGAGTCTATAAAAAACCTGATTTACAGACTATTCAAGCAAAAGTAAAAGATGAACTCAAAACGCTTCACAGAAGTATCAAACGTTTTACCAATCCTCACTCTTATCCTGTTGGATTAGAAAAAGGATTATATGACTTGAAAACTGACCTTATTTTGAAATTGAGAGAGGTAGAATAG
- a CDS encoding M28 family peptidase, giving the protein MFKNTIPKIVFSVLLLIFSSAVVQAQQKDSLLANYLKYIDEVDMKKHLSILASDEYEGRNTGEKGQKMAAKYLANRFKELGLTAPVNGSYLQKFELDKTSLADFKIETLTGKIELSQNEIIVVNPFQEDKSNEEYNIIFAGYGVEEEGDNGYSSYKSINVKDKIAVIIMGTPKGKESLIPNEDTRKSVYLQMNFKKKLAEKKGAKGVIFVTQKAEYTLFDNMYGHYFKDPKWSIPSKEKKQNKPDFVMALSTINKLPNLLGYTDKKWKKVFKKWNKKNKTVLETKAKVVSTMKIEKVETENVLGYLEGTDKKDELVVLTAHYDHIGIIDGKIYNGADDDGSGTTAILELAEAFAIAKKEGNTPRRSILFMLVTGEEKGLLGSSYYSENPVFPLKNTVSNLNIDMIGRMDKDHEGDPNYIYIIGSTMLSTELHNLSESAAKNYAPNVKLDYTYNDKDDPNRFYYRSDHYNFAKHDIPVIFYFNGVHADYHKHTDTVDKIHFGKMQEITRLVFATAWQLVNREERIKND; this is encoded by the coding sequence ATGTTTAAAAATACAATACCCAAAATTGTTTTTTCAGTTTTATTACTCATTTTTTCTTCTGCTGTTGTTCAAGCACAACAAAAAGACTCTTTATTAGCCAATTATTTAAAATATATTGATGAAGTAGATATGAAAAAACATCTTTCTATTTTGGCTTCTGATGAATATGAAGGACGAAATACAGGCGAAAAAGGACAAAAAATGGCAGCCAAATATCTAGCAAATCGCTTTAAAGAACTTGGACTTACAGCTCCTGTAAATGGTTCTTATTTGCAAAAATTTGAACTTGACAAAACTTCTCTAGCAGATTTTAAAATCGAAACGCTTACAGGAAAAATTGAATTATCTCAAAATGAAATTATTGTAGTAAATCCTTTTCAAGAAGATAAAAGTAATGAAGAATACAATATTATTTTTGCTGGTTATGGAGTAGAAGAAGAAGGCGATAATGGATATTCTTCTTACAAATCTATTAATGTAAAAGATAAAATTGCCGTAATTATAATGGGAACTCCAAAAGGAAAAGAAAGCCTAATTCCAAATGAAGACACAAGAAAGTCGGTTTATCTTCAAATGAATTTTAAGAAAAAATTAGCTGAGAAAAAAGGTGCAAAAGGAGTTATTTTTGTAACTCAAAAAGCAGAATATACACTTTTTGATAATATGTATGGACATTATTTTAAAGACCCAAAATGGAGTATTCCATCTAAGGAAAAAAAGCAAAACAAACCAGATTTTGTAATGGCACTTTCCACAATTAATAAATTACCAAATCTTCTGGGTTATACAGATAAAAAATGGAAAAAAGTATTCAAAAAATGGAATAAGAAAAACAAAACTGTTTTGGAAACCAAAGCTAAGGTTGTTTCTACAATGAAAATAGAAAAAGTAGAAACAGAAAATGTTTTGGGATATTTGGAAGGAACAGACAAAAAAGATGAGTTAGTTGTTTTGACAGCACATTATGACCATATTGGAATTATTGATGGTAAAATTTATAATGGCGCAGATGATGATGGCTCAGGTACGACAGCCATTTTAGAGCTTGCTGAAGCATTTGCTATTGCCAAAAAAGAAGGAAATACTCCACGAAGAAGTATTTTATTTATGTTGGTTACTGGCGAAGAAAAGGGACTTTTAGGGTCTAGTTATTATTCTGAAAATCCTGTTTTTCCTCTTAAAAATACGGTTTCAAATCTGAATATTGATATGATTGGAAGAATGGATAAAGACCACGAAGGCGACCCAAATTATATCTATATAATTGGTTCAACAATGCTTTCAACAGAATTGCATAACTTGAGTGAATCAGCAGCCAAAAATTATGCACCAAATGTAAAATTAGATTATACATATAACGATAAAGATGACCCAAATCGTTTTTATTATCGCTCAGACCACTACAACTTTGCAAAACATGACATCCCAGTAATTTTCTACTTTAATGGTGTTCATGCTGATTATCACAAACACACAGATACAGTAGATAAGATTCATTTTGGTAAAATGCAAGAAATTACTCGCCTAGTATTCGCAACAGCTTGGCAGTTAGTCAATAGAGAAGAACGTATTAAAAATGATTAG
- a CDS encoding PAS domain S-box protein — MNKDITGNELQLYKSFYVNYPDAILVLQDGVIIECNELGHAFFQIDDEQELLDKKISDFLAPKKIEQTDLEHHFTKCLLEGKDTFEWVFQNKKEKVTVTIFLSRVEVGAKTFIQVILRDITEYKKIEQGLKKSIEEVETENTVFKLVVDNLPQGIFWKDLDCAYLGVNKLLAQIGGFKDTKELIGKSDFDMPWTEEESMAYQKDDKDVMQNDKAKLNIVETQTNIDGEKTWLKTSKIPLKDKKGDVFGLVGIFEDITDQKEIEQNNDFLVKELEEQNRKTSAITDVLDKSAIISMTDKKGVIIKVNEEFCQVSKYSEEELLGKTHSIVNSEYHDKEFWKSMWRDISKGKTWRADVKNKAKDGSFYWVDTVINSIVDSEGKIEGYLSIRYLITKRKQQEIDLQIKHEQLATTEEELRQNLEELEAQRDYIQDVNEEIKLKSAALEKNSQALLKLNKNPDIYTGNLDTAFEIITQKIAKILDIERVSIWKYDTTSEAKVICQKKYEKTEENQTFTKGMEIEQKDVPIYFEKIIAEKNIIAEVSQNNPALVEFIDNYLKPLKIKSVLNIPYYLDGGFAGVISCETQAKHKKWTQEDVSFVKGISDAITLVIKTKQQLEEQEKVKQSEKLLFQFLEKIPIGISIIDSNKMMFYSNEILKNIFPNGMNPKDGANTTNYKLNIAGTDTPYPKEKFPSSSVFKGITTSRDDIEVVRSDKRIPLEISASPVYSDTGEIIYAIATVQDITERKAKELEVKAKNDDLTATEEELRQNLEELEATQESMREKQTLIEETKRILEKQNTKLISNEEILKKAFNKMKLQEKQLLESFNAVQAQEEELRQNLEELETTQEALLKTQLEQEKLVSVIKNVDALIAITDMEGNTEFLNDRGRILSGFNDNYLGRNISAFHNEEGAKIAQEVIIPIVMQNGFWKGEHQLQNYITKELFQTLGNVFVIKNSLTQEPVGLASVQLDITEQKQLEKSIQEQNERLQASEEELRQNMEELEATQEAMREKQTLIEDAKLNLEKKNEKLASNEAVLKKAFQKMKKQDVQLRENLGALQTQEEELRQNMEELQTTQEVMAYQKDILEVSNRQITKSISYAETIQKAILPSKTLIKEVLPNSFVIYKPKDIVSGDFYWLSKHENKTLIGVIDCTGHGVPGAFMSLVGSNILSEIINQRGILQPNLIFQELHNGVVKKLNQKEGANNDGMDLTFCLIEEKSNGENLLTFAGVKQNLYIVRDKELIELKGNRRSIGGGKRDGERNYTQEEITLQKNDAVFLATDGYSDQANEERKSFSKKKFRELMIEVGHLSPKEQMKILEQRLTQHQKNTEQRDDITVFGFKIQN, encoded by the coding sequence ATGAATAAAGATATAACAGGAAACGAACTACAACTATACAAATCATTTTATGTAAATTATCCAGATGCAATTCTTGTTCTGCAAGATGGAGTAATCATTGAATGTAATGAACTAGGACATGCATTTTTTCAAATTGATGATGAGCAAGAACTTTTAGATAAAAAAATATCAGATTTTTTAGCCCCCAAAAAAATAGAGCAAACTGATTTGGAGCATCATTTTACAAAATGCTTATTGGAAGGTAAGGATACATTTGAGTGGGTTTTTCAAAATAAAAAAGAAAAAGTAACTGTAACAATATTTTTATCTAGGGTTGAGGTGGGTGCAAAAACATTCATACAGGTTATATTACGTGATATTACAGAATATAAAAAAATAGAGCAAGGTTTAAAGAAGAGTATAGAGGAAGTAGAAACAGAAAATACTGTTTTCAAGCTGGTAGTTGATAATCTTCCACAAGGAATTTTTTGGAAAGATTTAGATTGTGCATATTTAGGTGTGAATAAATTATTGGCACAGATAGGTGGATTTAAAGATACTAAAGAACTTATTGGAAAAAGTGATTTTGATATGCCTTGGACAGAAGAAGAGTCTATGGCATATCAAAAAGATGATAAAGATGTAATGCAAAATGATAAAGCAAAACTCAATATTGTAGAGACTCAGACGAATATAGATGGAGAGAAAACATGGTTAAAAACTAGTAAAATACCTCTTAAAGATAAAAAAGGAGATGTATTTGGGCTTGTAGGAATATTTGAAGATATTACTGACCAAAAAGAAATAGAACAAAATAATGATTTTTTGGTAAAAGAATTAGAAGAGCAAAATAGAAAAACAAGTGCCATTACAGATGTCTTGGATAAGAGTGCAATTATTTCTATGACAGACAAAAAAGGCGTAATTATAAAAGTTAATGAAGAATTTTGTCAAGTTTCAAAGTATTCAGAAGAAGAGCTTTTAGGTAAGACTCATAGTATTGTCAATTCAGAATATCATGATAAAGAATTTTGGAAATCTATGTGGAGAGATATTTCAAAAGGAAAAACATGGCGTGCCGATGTCAAAAATAAAGCTAAAGATGGTTCTTTTTATTGGGTTGATACAGTTATTAATTCTATAGTAGATAGTGAAGGTAAAATTGAAGGGTATTTATCTATTCGTTATCTTATTACAAAGAGAAAACAACAAGAAATTGACCTTCAAATTAAACATGAACAATTAGCCACAACAGAGGAAGAATTACGTCAAAATTTAGAGGAATTAGAAGCACAGAGAGATTATATCCAAGATGTAAATGAGGAAATTAAATTAAAAAGTGCTGCTCTTGAAAAGAATAGCCAAGCCCTTCTGAAGCTCAATAAAAATCCAGATATTTATACAGGTAATTTAGATACTGCTTTTGAAATTATTACTCAAAAAATAGCCAAAATTTTGGATATTGAACGTGTTTCTATTTGGAAATATGATACTACTAGTGAAGCCAAAGTTATCTGTCAAAAAAAGTATGAGAAAACAGAAGAGAACCAGACCTTCACTAAAGGTATGGAAATAGAACAAAAAGATGTGCCTATTTATTTTGAAAAAATAATTGCTGAAAAAAATATTATTGCTGAGGTTTCCCAAAATAATCCTGCTTTGGTAGAGTTTATAGACAATTATCTAAAGCCTCTCAAAATAAAATCTGTTCTTAATATTCCTTATTATCTTGATGGAGGTTTTGCAGGTGTAATTTCTTGTGAAACACAAGCGAAACATAAAAAGTGGACACAAGAAGATGTATCATTTGTGAAAGGAATATCTGATGCCATTACATTAGTTATAAAAACAAAACAACAATTAGAAGAGCAAGAAAAAGTCAAACAAAGTGAGAAACTTCTATTCCAGTTTTTAGAAAAAATCCCTATTGGAATATCAATTATTGACAGTAATAAGATGATGTTTTACTCCAATGAAATATTGAAAAATATTTTTCCAAATGGAATGAATCCAAAAGATGGAGCTAATACTACAAATTATAAATTAAATATAGCAGGCACAGATACGCCTTATCCAAAAGAAAAATTTCCTAGTAGTAGTGTATTTAAAGGTATAACTACTTCTCGTGATGACATAGAAGTAGTTAGAAGTGACAAACGAATACCACTTGAAATAAGTGCATCACCAGTTTATTCTGATACAGGAGAAATAATTTATGCAATTGCTACTGTTCAAGATATTACTGAAAGAAAAGCTAAAGAATTAGAAGTTAAAGCAAAAAATGATGATCTAACTGCCACAGAGGAAGAATTACGTCAAAATTTAGAAGAACTTGAAGCTACACAAGAATCTATGAGAGAAAAACAAACTCTGATAGAAGAAACAAAAAGAATTTTAGAAAAACAGAATACAAAATTGATTTCTAATGAAGAAATACTTAAAAAGGCTTTCAACAAAATGAAGTTGCAAGAGAAGCAACTTCTAGAAAGTTTTAATGCTGTACAAGCACAAGAAGAAGAGCTGCGTCAAAATTTGGAAGAATTAGAAACCACACAAGAAGCATTATTAAAAACACAATTAGAACAAGAAAAATTAGTAAGTGTAATCAAGAATGTAGATGCTTTAATTGCTATTACAGATATGGAAGGTAACACAGAGTTTCTTAATGATAGAGGAAGAATATTATCTGGTTTTAATGATAATTATCTAGGAAGGAATATTTCAGCGTTTCATAATGAAGAGGGTGCAAAAATAGCACAAGAAGTCATTATACCTATTGTTATGCAAAATGGATTTTGGAAAGGAGAACATCAACTTCAAAACTATATTACTAAAGAACTTTTTCAAACATTAGGAAATGTTTTTGTAATTAAAAACTCACTTACACAAGAACCTGTTGGTCTAGCTAGTGTTCAGCTGGATATTACAGAACAAAAACAATTAGAAAAATCAATTCAAGAGCAAAATGAAAGGCTTCAAGCCTCAGAAGAAGAGCTGCGCCAAAATATGGAAGAGCTAGAAGCTACACAGGAGGCTATGAGAGAAAAACAAACCCTTATAGAAGACGCAAAACTAAATTTAGAAAAAAAGAATGAAAAACTTGCTTCTAATGAAGCTGTACTCAAAAAAGCTTTTCAGAAAATGAAAAAGCAAGATGTACAGCTCAGAGAAAATTTGGGGGCATTACAAACTCAAGAAGAAGAGTTGCGCCAAAATATGGAAGAGTTGCAGACAACACAAGAAGTAATGGCATATCAAAAAGATATACTAGAAGTCAGTAACCGACAAATAACTAAAAGTATTAGCTATGCTGAAACAATACAAAAAGCTATTTTGCCTTCAAAAACGTTAATCAAAGAAGTTTTACCTAATAGTTTTGTTATTTATAAACCTAAGGATATTGTTTCAGGAGATTTTTATTGGTTATCCAAACATGAAAATAAAACACTTATTGGTGTTATTGATTGTACAGGACATGGCGTTCCAGGGGCATTTATGAGTTTAGTTGGTTCTAATATTTTGAGTGAAATTATTAATCAAAGAGGAATTTTACAACCGAATCTTATATTTCAAGAGTTACACAACGGTGTAGTTAAAAAGCTCAACCAAAAAGAAGGAGCAAATAATGATGGAATGGATTTGACATTTTGTTTAATAGAGGAAAAATCAAATGGAGAAAATCTATTAACTTTTGCTGGGGTTAAACAAAATCTATACATTGTCAGAGATAAAGAACTCATCGAACTAAAAGGCAATAGACGTTCTATTGGTGGTGGAAAGCGAGATGGGGAGAGAAATTATACACAAGAAGAAATTACTCTTCAGAAAAATGATGCTGTTTTTCTAGCTACCGATGGATATTCAGACCAAGCCAATGAAGAAAGAAAGAGCTTTTCAAAGAAAAAATTTAGAGAACTTATGATAGAAGTAGGGCATTTGTCACCAAAAGAACAAATGAAAATTCTTGAGCAGCGTCTTACTCAACATCAAAAAAACACAGAACAGCGAGATGATATTACTGTATTTGGTTTTAAAATTCAAAACTAA